A window from Candidatus Methylomirabilota bacterium encodes these proteins:
- the dxr gene encoding 1-deoxy-D-xylulose-5-phosphate reductoisomerase, whose protein sequence is VGSLMTAAARQRGVQLLPVDSEHSAIFQCLVGHNRGDVHRILLTASGGPFRETPKARLATVTVEDALQHPTWKMGAKITIDSATLMNKGLEIIEARWLFDLAPDRVHVVVHPQSIVHSMVEYIDGSVIAQLGVADMGVPILYALTYPERRPTPAARLDLTRIGQLTFFEPDADKFPCLRLARTALEQGGAAPVVLNAANEVAVAAFLDRRIGFNDIADLIARALDESRAGAVGSIEECVAVDVEARARVREAVDRRDGGRRG, encoded by the coding sequence GGTGGGGAGCCTGATGACCGCCGCCGCCCGCCAGCGCGGCGTCCAGCTCCTGCCGGTCGACTCCGAGCACAGCGCGATCTTCCAGTGCCTCGTCGGCCACAACCGCGGCGACGTCCACCGGATCCTCCTCACCGCGTCCGGCGGCCCGTTCCGCGAGACGCCGAAGGCCCGGCTGGCGACGGTGACGGTCGAGGACGCGCTCCAGCACCCGACGTGGAAGATGGGCGCCAAGATCACGATCGACTCGGCGACGCTCATGAACAAGGGCCTGGAGATCATCGAGGCGCGCTGGCTCTTCGACCTGGCGCCCGACCGCGTGCACGTCGTGGTCCACCCCCAGTCCATCGTCCACTCGATGGTCGAGTACATCGACGGCTCGGTCATCGCCCAGCTCGGCGTCGCCGACATGGGCGTGCCCATCCTCTACGCGCTGACGTATCCGGAGCGCCGCCCGACGCCGGCCGCGCGGCTCGACCTGACGCGCATCGGCCAGCTGACGTTCTTCGAGCCGGACGCGGACAAGTTCCCCTGCCTGCGCCTCGCAAGGACGGCGCTCGAGCAGGGCGGCGCCGCGCCGGTCGTGCTCAACGCGGCGAACGAGGTCGCCGTGGCGGCCTTCCTCGACCGGCGGATCGGGTTCAACGACATCGCGGACCTCATCGCGCGGGCGCTCGACGAGTCGCGAGCGGGCGCCGTCGGGTCCATCGAGGAGTGCGTGGCGGTGGACGTCGAGGCGCGCGCCCGCGTCCGGGAGGCCGTGGACCGTCGCGACGGGGGGCGGCGCGGATGA
- a CDS encoding (2Fe-2S) ferredoxin domain-containing protein has translation MGQYRTHVFVCTGGDTCPTQGNVEEFVKYLRGEAVKAGLKEDIRINKAGCFSQCGHGPMMVFYPEDVWYCGVQAADLKEIVESHIVGGKPVERLRYQPGVKGANKKKDAK, from the coding sequence ATGGGCCAGTACCGGACGCACGTCTTCGTGTGCACCGGGGGCGATACCTGTCCGACGCAAGGGAACGTGGAGGAGTTCGTGAAGTACCTCCGCGGCGAGGCGGTCAAGGCCGGCCTCAAGGAGGACATCCGGATCAACAAGGCCGGCTGCTTCTCCCAGTGCGGCCACGGCCCGATGATGGTGTTCTACCCGGAGGACGTCTGGTACTGCGGCGTCCAGGCGGCCGACCTCAAGGAGATCGTCGAGTCGCACATCGTGGGCGGCAAGCCGGTCGAGCGCCTCCGCTACCAGCCGGGCGTCAAGGGAGCCAACAAGAAGAAGGACGCGAAGTAA
- the ispG gene encoding flavodoxin-dependent (E)-4-hydroxy-3-methylbut-2-enyl-diphosphate synthase translates to MTRRETRQIELGGVKVGGGAPITVQSMTKTDTRDVQATLLEIWSLEAAGCDIVRCAVPVREAAEKLGEIKRQIRIPLVADIHFNYKLALIALEQGVDGLRLNPGNIGGTRFVQEVVNVAKDKRIPIRIGVNAGSLEKDLLAKHNGPTSEGMVESALRHIRILEDCGYPEMKVSLKASDPRMMIEAYRRLAAQVDYPLHLGVTEAGTPGVGTIKSAVGLGALLSEGIGDTIRVSLSADPTEEVRVGIDILKSLGLRKGGLTFVSCPSCGRADVDLVKLAKEVEDEFRGLNEEIHIAVMGCEVNGPGEARAADIGVAGGRGIGLIFKGGEVIRKVPEKDIVKAMREEVDTFIAERRAAKAAAVPD, encoded by the coding sequence ATGACACGGCGGGAAACGCGGCAGATCGAGCTCGGCGGCGTCAAGGTGGGCGGCGGCGCGCCGATCACCGTGCAGTCCATGACCAAGACCGACACGCGCGACGTCCAGGCGACGCTGCTCGAGATCTGGTCGCTCGAGGCCGCGGGCTGCGACATCGTTCGCTGCGCGGTGCCCGTGCGTGAGGCGGCCGAGAAGCTCGGCGAGATCAAGCGGCAGATCCGCATCCCCCTCGTGGCCGACATCCACTTCAACTACAAGCTCGCGCTGATCGCCCTCGAGCAGGGCGTCGACGGCCTGCGCCTGAACCCCGGTAACATCGGCGGCACGCGATTCGTGCAAGAGGTCGTGAACGTCGCGAAGGACAAGCGGATCCCGATCCGCATCGGCGTCAACGCGGGATCGCTCGAGAAGGACCTGCTCGCGAAGCACAACGGGCCGACCTCGGAGGGGATGGTGGAGTCCGCGCTCCGTCACATCCGCATCCTCGAGGACTGCGGCTACCCCGAGATGAAGGTCTCGCTGAAGGCCTCCGACCCGCGCATGATGATCGAGGCGTACCGGAGGCTCGCCGCGCAGGTCGACTACCCGCTCCACCTCGGCGTCACCGAGGCCGGCACGCCGGGCGTCGGGACGATCAAGTCGGCGGTCGGCCTCGGGGCGCTCCTCTCCGAGGGCATCGGCGACACGATCCGCGTGTCGCTCTCGGCGGACCCGACCGAGGAGGTGCGCGTCGGCATCGACATCCTGAAATCGCTCGGGCTGCGAAAGGGCGGCCTCACGTTCGTGTCCTGCCCCTCGTGCGGCCGCGCCGACGTGGATCTCGTCAAGCTCGCGAAGGAGGTCGAGGACGAGTTCCGCGGCCTGAACGAGGAGATCCACATCGCGGTGATGGGGTGTGAAGTCAACGGTCCGGGCGAGGCGCGCGCGGCGGACATCGGCGTCGCCGGCGGACGCGGGATCGGGCTCATCTTCAAGGGCGGCGAGGTCATCCGCAAGGTGCCCGAGAAGGACATCGTGAAGGCGATGCGCGAGGAGGTCGACACGTTCATCGCCGAGCGCCGGGCCGCGAAGGCCGCGGCGGTCCCGGACTGA
- the rseP gene encoding RIP metalloprotease RseP, giving the protein MTTLVSFVVVVGVLILIHELGHFLVARLTGVGVERFSIGFGPVLLRWRGKETEYCLSAIPMGGYVKMLGEESPLEGGPTVTYDPAKAFALKPLWVRFLIVFAGPGMNFVLAALIFAVILATVGRPVWPAVVGRVAESGPAAAAGLRTGDLVTRVDGRAISNWEDLDQAIADSRGRPLTLSVDRGGEARTLSVTPRKTTVRDPIFRDPKEAWELGAGPRLTPQIGAVNPGSPAEKAGLRTGDLVIAVAGQPVFTPDELMQAIQKRAGQTFDVTLERDGRTQTVSVTAISVREKGPGGQETDIGRIGVGIVTKVVRYEPYGPLVAVGYGWVRTWDMTVLTLKAFWKLVSRQIESSNIGGPIQIATEAGRQAKEGIGPLILFTAYISVNLAVLNLLPVPMLDGGHLFFFLIEAVLGRPLSLKKREAAQQLGFVLLMLLMVYALYNDLVRIDAFKIFR; this is encoded by the coding sequence ATGACCACCCTCGTCTCGTTCGTCGTCGTCGTCGGCGTGCTGATCCTCATCCACGAGCTCGGCCACTTCCTCGTCGCGCGCCTCACCGGCGTCGGCGTGGAGCGCTTCTCGATCGGGTTCGGCCCGGTGCTGCTCCGCTGGCGCGGCAAGGAGACCGAGTACTGCCTGTCGGCGATCCCGATGGGCGGCTACGTGAAGATGCTGGGCGAGGAGAGCCCGCTCGAGGGCGGTCCCACGGTCACCTACGACCCGGCCAAGGCGTTCGCGCTCAAGCCGCTCTGGGTGCGCTTCCTCATCGTCTTTGCCGGGCCGGGGATGAACTTCGTGCTGGCCGCGCTGATCTTCGCCGTCATCCTCGCGACGGTTGGGCGGCCCGTGTGGCCGGCGGTCGTCGGGCGCGTCGCCGAGAGCGGCCCGGCCGCCGCCGCGGGCCTCCGGACCGGCGATCTCGTCACGCGCGTGGACGGGCGCGCAATCTCGAACTGGGAAGACCTCGACCAGGCCATCGCGGACTCGCGGGGCCGCCCGCTCACGCTGAGCGTCGACCGCGGGGGCGAGGCGCGGACGCTCTCCGTGACGCCGCGCAAGACGACGGTGCGCGATCCGATCTTCCGGGACCCGAAGGAGGCCTGGGAGCTCGGTGCGGGGCCGCGGCTCACGCCGCAGATCGGCGCGGTCAATCCCGGCTCGCCGGCCGAGAAGGCGGGCCTGCGGACAGGCGACCTCGTGATCGCCGTCGCGGGCCAGCCGGTCTTCACGCCGGACGAGCTCATGCAGGCGATCCAGAAGCGGGCCGGCCAGACCTTCGACGTGACGCTCGAGCGCGACGGACGGACGCAGACGGTGAGCGTGACGGCGATCTCCGTGCGGGAGAAGGGGCCGGGCGGCCAGGAGACGGACATCGGCCGCATCGGCGTCGGCATCGTCACCAAGGTCGTGCGGTACGAGCCCTACGGTCCCCTCGTCGCCGTCGGCTACGGCTGGGTCAGGACGTGGGACATGACGGTCCTGACGCTGAAGGCGTTCTGGAAGCTCGTCTCGCGGCAGATCGAGTCGTCGAACATCGGCGGTCCGATCCAGATCGCCACCGAGGCCGGCCGCCAGGCGAAGGAGGGGATCGGCCCGCTCATCCTCTTCACCGCCTACATCAGCGTGAACCTGGCCGTGCTCAACCTCCTGCCGGTGCCCATGCTCGACGGCGGTCACCTGTTTTTCTTCCTCATCGAGGCGGTGCTCGGGCGGCCGCTGTCCCTCAAGAAGCGCGAAGCCGCCCAGCAGCTCGGCTTCGTTTTGCTGATGCTCCTGATGGTCTACGCGCTTTACAATGACCTGGTCCGGATCGACGCGTTCAAGATCTTCCGATAG